The following are encoded together in the Streptomyces sp. NBC_00358 genome:
- a CDS encoding ABC transporter permease: MVRYVTRKTAGWLLMIVVATNATYFLASWFLDPRSNFKELRPVRSEVQIDRALAPYNLDPRVPLARRWWDWFTSVAVHFDWGKSPTGVSVNGEVGYRSLISAELVVIATVLSVVIGVALGVYTAARQYGWADRFSQAVSIAVFNVPTSVAALAVVFVAIWLNQHAGLHFLYVAGENSPNVEGLLPTIGDRLLHLILPTLTLTLMGYVGYHLTQRSLLLDTINADFVRTAQATGLTRGQAIRRHALRAALIPTAASVAFSVPAIFTGAVITETVFGWNGMGRYFIQTISKNDVHGTVATAAFAAALTAVGAILADIATVFLDPRVRVN; the protein is encoded by the coding sequence ATGGTGCGCTATGTGACGCGCAAGACGGCCGGGTGGCTTCTGATGATCGTGGTGGCGACCAACGCCACGTACTTCCTGGCCAGTTGGTTTCTGGACCCGCGGTCGAACTTCAAGGAGCTGCGGCCCGTCCGCAGCGAGGTCCAGATCGACCGGGCCCTGGCGCCGTACAACCTGGACCCGCGGGTACCGTTGGCGCGCCGATGGTGGGACTGGTTCACCTCGGTGGCCGTCCACTTCGACTGGGGGAAGTCCCCCACCGGCGTCTCCGTCAACGGAGAAGTGGGCTACCGGTCCCTCATCAGCGCGGAGTTGGTCGTCATCGCGACCGTCCTGTCCGTCGTGATCGGCGTCGCGCTGGGTGTCTACACCGCCGCACGGCAGTACGGCTGGGCCGACCGGTTCTCGCAGGCCGTGTCCATCGCGGTGTTCAACGTCCCGACATCCGTCGCCGCGCTCGCGGTGGTCTTCGTCGCCATCTGGCTGAACCAGCACGCCGGACTGCACTTCCTGTACGTGGCCGGGGAGAACTCACCCAACGTCGAGGGGCTGCTCCCGACGATCGGCGACCGTCTCCTGCACCTGATCCTGCCGACCCTGACGCTGACGCTGATGGGTTACGTGGGCTACCACCTGACGCAGCGTTCGCTTCTGCTCGACACGATCAACGCCGACTTCGTGCGCACCGCCCAGGCCACCGGGCTCACCCGCGGCCAGGCGATCCGCAGACACGCCCTGAGGGCCGCGCTCATCCCGACGGCGGCCTCCGTGGCGTTCAGCGTCCCGGCCATCTTCACCGGCGCCGTCATCACCGAGACCGTCTTCGGCTGGAACGGCATGGGCCGCTACTTCATCCAGACCATCAGCAAGAACGACGTGCACGGAACCGTCGCGACGGCCGCCTTCGCCGCGGCCCTGACCGCGGTCGGCGCGATCCTCGCGGACATCGCCACGGTGTTCCTCGACCCGCGAGTGAGGGTGAACTGA